The genomic stretch GGGCACCATGCCGCACTTCACCGCATGCACCGGCCCCAGTTCGCGCGCGGCGGCCACCTGGGCGGACAGCACGCGCGGCGGCGAGGCCGTCCAGGTGAAGGTGCGGACACCCTGCGCCGTCTGCGCGGTGGGCACCGCCACCGGCTGGCCCCGCAGCGCACGCACCGCGGCGACGTCCGCCAACAACCCCGCCCGTCCCGTGGGCTCCAGCCCGGCCAGCAGGAGGACGCGGGCGCTCACCGGCGGTGCTCGCGCGCCTTCTGCACGAACGCCTTGTAGAGCCCCACGTGCACCGGAATGGTCGTGGACATGTATTCGGGGTGCCACTGCACGCCCACGGCGAAGGTGTGCACGGAGGACTCGATGGCCTCCACCACGCCATCCGGCGCCACCGCGGTAATCGTCACGTCATTGCCAACGCCGCGCACCGACTGGTGGTGGGTGGAGTTGACCATCAGCTGGCCATGCCCCACCGCCTCCGCCAGCAACGTGCCGCTCTTCACGTCCACCGGGTGCTGCGGGTGGGTGCGGTCGTGCTTCTGCTCGTGCTCGCGCGCGCCCTCCACCTCACGGCCGATGTCCTGGTACAGCGTGCCGCCCAGGATGACGTTGAGCAGCTGCATGCCGCCACAGATGCCCAGCACCGGCATGTTGCGTTTGAGCGCGCCGCGCATGAGCGCCGCCTCGAAAGCGGTGCGCCCTTCCTTCAGCGCCCCCAGCCCCTCGCGCGCGTCCTCGCCGTAGGCCGACGGAGGGATGTCGAACGCGCCGCCCGTGACGAGCACCCCGGAGATGCGGTCCAGGTAGGACTCCACGCAGGCTGGCTCGTCCGAGTACGGCAACACGAAGGGCAGCCCACCCGCGCGCAGGACGGCGTCCGCGTACGGCACCTTCAGCTCGTAGCGAGCAAAGGGCTGTTCTCCAGCCGGACTCCAGTCCGGGGTGATGCCAATGTTGGGGCGGCGCGGCGCCGGCCCGTGGTGACGCGAATGGGTGTTCATGGAGGCTCCTGGCTTCGAGGCTATGCCCCGAAGCGCCCCTGTTCAAACGCGTCCGCCAGCTGTCTCACACGCTCGGTGATATCCGCGGCAAGCAGCGCGTCGGAGACCACCGCCGCGCAGTGCGCCCCGGCCGCCGCCACGCTCGCGATATTCGCCAGCCCCACCCCACCAATGCCCACCACGGGCAGCGGGCTGTCGCGCACCACGGCCGCGAAGGCCTCCAGGCCCAGCACCGGCGCGGGCACCTGCTTCGTCGACGTGGGGAAGATGGGCCCCAGGCCCACATAGTCCGCCCCCGCCGCTTGTGCCGCCCGCGCGCCCACCACGTCTCGCACCGTGACGCCTACCAGACGGCCAGGCCCCAGCAGCGCGCGCGCATCCTCGGCGGGCACGTCCTCGTCACCCACGTGGACGCCGTCCGCGTCCGCCAGCAGCGCCACGTCCACCCGATCATTCACCAGGCACAGCGCGCCTTCCCGGCGGCACAGCGCCACCACCTGCCGCGTGGCGGCCAGCGCATCACGGACCGGGGTGCGCTTCATGCGCAGTTGCACCACCCGGGCCCCTCCGGCCACCAGGCGAGCCGCCTTGTCCACCAGTGAAATCTCCGGCAGGACGGAGTCGTCGCACAACAGGTAGGGACCGCGGGGAAGGTACGGACGGGACGGTGCGTTCATCGGCTCTGGAAGGCGGGACGGCGGCGTTGACAGATGGCCACCCTGCTATAAGGTGCCGCGCTGTTTTCCAAGCAATTCTGAGGATTTGAACCATGGCGGATTCGGCGGACCCGAAGTACCTCGATAAGCGCACCGTGGAGCGGTACGTGCGCTCAGGCCAGCTCGACGAGGTGGAGTACGAGCGCCACCTCCAGGGCCTGCCCGACGTGGCGGAGAAGTCCGTCCCCGTTGAGACGCTCATGCTCGACGACGCCGACGACTTCGACGACGAAGAGGATGACTTCGACGACGAGGACGAGGACGACGACGACGATACGTCCGACGACGAGGCCGAGACCTCCTCCGCCGCCGAGTCGACGGATGGCGACGCCGCCGAGGCCGGTGAGGACGACGAGGACGACGAGGACGAGGACGAGGGCGACGACGATGCCGCCACCGCTTCGAACGAGACCCCCGACGACGAGGGGCCGGTCTCCGCATGAGCTCCGGGGACGAGAAGCGCGGCGAGACCTTCGTGATGCGGGGGGAAGCGCGCTCCGCGTCCGAGGAGTCGATTTCCTTCAGCACCTTCATCGTGGGGCTGGGCACCGCGGTGCTCATCCACCTGGGAGGTGCGCCCAATCCTGAAACGGGTCAGACGGCGAAGGACCTGCCGCTGGCCCGGCAGAACCTGGACCTCTTGTCCATGCTGCGCGCGAAGACGCGGGGCAACCTCACGGCCGAGGAAGAGAAGCTCTTCGACGGGCTGCTCGCGGACCTCCGCCTGCGCTACGTGGAGGCGACCAAGCGGTGAAGCACTCCGGTAGGAAGGGCCTGCCCGGCGGCATCCGCTTCGCCGCCATCGTGGGCCTCGTGCTCTCCATCCTCACGGGCTGGGCAGCGCTGATGGAAGCCGTCGAGATGGCGAACTTCTACGAAGCGCGCTCGCTCCGGATGGAGCAGGAGCTGCCTCGGATTCCCGGCGCCCCGGCACTCGACCCGAAGATTTTCGAGGTCTACTACGCGGCGCTGGAGCCCATGCGGGAGCCGCGCGCGGTGCTGTTGGGCCTGCTGGCCGTGGCCTGCGCCTTTGTCAGCGTGTCCGCGGCGCGAATGCTGAGTCCGGAGAACCTGCCGCGCGACGCCATGCGCCGGGTCCTGAGCCGCGCGGCCATCATCGCCGCCGGGCTGCGCACCATCGACGGCGCGCAGATGTCCGTGGCCAAGCAGCGCCTGTTCGCGGCGCTGGCGGAGCCGATGAGCAAGATGCCCGAGTTCCCACCGGACATCACCGTCGAGGCCTCTCGCGAAATCCTGAGCGCGATGGGCACGGGGAGCGCCATCTTCGGCACCGTGGTGGTGGCGGGCACCTTCGCGCTACTGGGGCAGTACTTCCGCAGCCAGGGCGTCCGCGAGGCCATGGCCGTGCAGGAC from Myxococcus xanthus encodes the following:
- a CDS encoding gamma-glutamyl-gamma-aminobutyrate hydrolase family protein; this translates as MNTHSRHHGPAPRRPNIGITPDWSPAGEQPFARYELKVPYADAVLRAGGLPFVLPYSDEPACVESYLDRISGVLVTGGAFDIPPSAYGEDAREGLGALKEGRTAFEAALMRGALKRNMPVLGICGGMQLLNVILGGTLYQDIGREVEGAREHEQKHDRTHPQHPVDVKSGTLLAEAVGHGQLMVNSTHHQSVRGVGNDVTITAVAPDGVVEAIESSVHTFAVGVQWHPEYMSTTIPVHVGLYKAFVQKAREHRR
- the thiE gene encoding thiamine phosphate synthase, whose translation is MNAPSRPYLPRGPYLLCDDSVLPEISLVDKAARLVAGGARVVQLRMKRTPVRDALAATRQVVALCRREGALCLVNDRVDVALLADADGVHVGDEDVPAEDARALLGPGRLVGVTVRDVVGARAAQAAGADYVGLGPIFPTSTKQVPAPVLGLEAFAAVVRDSPLPVVGIGGVGLANIASVAAAGAHCAAVVSDALLAADITERVRQLADAFEQGRFGA
- a CDS encoding RNA polymerase subunit sigma; its protein translation is MADSADPKYLDKRTVERYVRSGQLDEVEYERHLQGLPDVAEKSVPVETLMLDDADDFDDEEDDFDDEDEDDDDDTSDDEAETSSAAESTDGDAAEAGEDDEDDEDEDEGDDDAATASNETPDDEGPVSA
- a CDS encoding DUF1844 domain-containing protein, producing the protein MSSGDEKRGETFVMRGEARSASEESISFSTFIVGLGTAVLIHLGGAPNPETGQTAKDLPLARQNLDLLSMLRAKTRGNLTAEEEKLFDGLLADLRLRYVEATKR